The following proteins are encoded in a genomic region of Necator americanus strain Aroian chromosome II, whole genome shotgun sequence:
- a CDS encoding hypothetical protein (NECATOR_CHRII.G8062.T1), producing MHDAIKEKDLVALEESRGSARKEIIYSRETEKGKDDDIRTSDDSNRTINDEKMWISFSFRSFLLVAYPPVLGYDEDEIEPFMDLEKFYKEDRTLYKIIVVGFNAKIGLRGAP from the coding sequence atgcacgatgcaataaaagaaaaagatctcGTTGCTCTGGAGGAAAGTCgaggtagcgccaggaaggaaaTCATCTATTCTCGTGAGACGGAAAAGGGTAAGGATGACGACATTCGAACAAGTGACGATTCGAATCGAACGATCAACGACGAGAAGATGTGGATCAGCTTCAGCTTTCGCTCTTTTTTGCTTGTCGCATACCCTCCAGTATTAGGTTACGATGAAGACGAAATCGAACCCTTTATGGATCTAGAGAAGTTTTATAAAGAAGATCGTACCTTGTACAAGATCATTGTAGTTGGTTTCAATGCCAAAATTGGTCTCAGAGGAGCGCCATAG
- a CDS encoding hypothetical protein (NECATOR_CHRII.G8060.T1), translated as MTRCSPVLNTPNGVAVDNATLPFWKKPFNTLLNRQAPPVPKLEHVQQTTGNEDQRESTDRVGGSCVYPKMNNGKSSGDVINSAEILKTLPPPGISEMTSII; from the coding sequence ATGACGAGGTGTTCGCCTGTCCTGAACACTCCCAACGGAGTCGCTGTCGATAACGCAACTCTACCCTTCTGGAAGAAACCTTTCAACACCTTGCTGAATCGACAAGCACCACCAGTTCCTAAACTCGAGCATGTCCAACAAACAACGGGGAACGAGGATCAGCGAGAAagcaccgaccgagtcggggGTTCTTGTGTgtatccaaaaatgaataacgGAAAATCTAGCGGAGACGTTATAAATAGCGCAGAAATACTGAAAACTCTTCCTCCTCCAGGGATCAGTGAGATGACGAGTATCATATGA
- a CDS encoding hypothetical protein (NECATOR_CHRII.G8061.T1), whose protein sequence is MSLGGGYHNEIDHIIVNEKEKVVIKARDIGQFMNRCLQQYFSEYQSGKKLQPSSLAKLKPEELPFYKDENFFSETETAIDIHDREVDITTLLLAPDCGFMDSSETDDQEKSSSCHEGASTSEAGNGLPRQRSPNHCADILGEDQKVTGLRIAPSENQSSNDVPELNETDPSFMQQIFMVQGQALMELFRFCPQCGCALQEKGGVQLKADGSTPIVHYICNCCSLQTTSVKLWKGQRKAETKSEDQ, encoded by the exons ATGTCACTcggtggagggtaccataatgaaattgaccacatcatcgtcaatgaaaag GAAAAGGTGGTCATCAAAGCAAGGGACATTGGACAGTTCATGAATCGTTGTTTGCAACAGTACTTCTCCGAATACCAATCGGGGAAGAAGTTACAACCGTCATCACTCGCAAAGCTAAAGCCCGAAGAGCTTCCATTTtataaagatgaaaattttttctcagag ACGGAGACAGCTATCGATATTCATGACCGAGAAGTTGATATTACGACGTTACTACTAGCTCCTGATTGTGGTTTTATGGATTCTTCTGAAACCGATGACCAGGAAAAATCATCGTCATGCCATGAGGGTGCAAGCACATCCGAGGCTGGGAATGGGTTACCGAGACAACGATCTCCAAATCATTGTGCTGATATTTTGGGAGAG GATCAGAAAGTTACGGGTCTAAGGATAGCACCAAGTGAAAACCAATCATCTAATGATGTTCCTGAGCTGAATGAGACAGATCCAAGTTTCATGCAGCAGATTTTCATGGTTCAAGGACAGGCGCTCATGGAGTTGTTCCGATTTTGTCCACAATGCGGATGTGCCTTACAAGAAAAAGGCGGAGTTCAACTGAAAGCTGACGGGTCGACACCTATTGTGCATTACATTTGCAATTGTTGTTCACTACAAACTACTTCAGTTAAACTCTGGAAAGGTCAAAGAAAGGCTGAAACAAAATCCGAggatcaataa